A genomic segment from Sulfitobacter indolifex encodes:
- a CDS encoding helix-turn-helix domain-containing protein produces the protein MDNRFAYMRKYLGFSQKDASNIFSTRLDTIKKWDSGKLLVPGPVLEELYDYIRFTNDMVVEFCDERQAEDEDEGIDEIYLRTFTVEGLAEQGLPPSLGWQDQVIGAIIGRLASIHVYGADTLPEHHDPDYHWYEYWGLEPVKKPTEFFTIQDEALFANELAKAVEGNFWQVDFDPDENYYLIGFRTKSVSKVTRHIWIRAVRAGRGSELVERFAGEPLRYCDSFGEGAPYIEGPNKAKIPVGFASGHDDDTVDPHTLAETLFAALATSYPTKGAMREACRDRYAALVGADEGYTADFMNDWDVKDTRFVSHNFIAALFFETQKQTGLTLHPEAMVELCSILAKSEPSIRSMDHEVVVIDMGEMVFTITLDLRDVLSQSGDGRDFHTEASKALDVIQASIGNDGLTRIEPFSTIEIEFTSDDAEG, from the coding sequence ATGGATAATCGGTTCGCTTACATGCGCAAATACCTTGGGTTTTCCCAAAAGGATGCATCCAACATTTTTTCCACTCGGCTCGATACGATCAAGAAATGGGACAGCGGCAAACTGCTAGTGCCGGGTCCGGTTTTGGAAGAACTTTATGATTATATACGGTTCACAAATGATATGGTTGTCGAGTTTTGCGACGAGCGCCAAGCGGAAGATGAAGACGAGGGGATCGACGAAATCTACCTGCGCACCTTCACAGTTGAAGGTCTTGCCGAGCAAGGCTTGCCGCCCTCCCTTGGTTGGCAAGATCAAGTCATTGGTGCAATTATCGGTCGTCTTGCTTCCATCCACGTCTACGGCGCGGATACGCTGCCAGAGCATCATGACCCCGACTATCATTGGTATGAGTATTGGGGCCTTGAGCCAGTAAAGAAGCCAACAGAATTTTTCACCATCCAGGACGAAGCATTGTTCGCGAATGAACTTGCAAAAGCTGTTGAAGGTAACTTTTGGCAAGTGGATTTTGACCCAGACGAAAACTACTATTTGATTGGATTCCGAACAAAGTCAGTGTCCAAAGTTACACGCCATATTTGGATCAGAGCTGTTCGCGCTGGTCGAGGTTCGGAACTTGTAGAACGTTTCGCTGGTGAACCACTACGATATTGCGATTCATTTGGCGAAGGTGCCCCATACATCGAAGGACCAAACAAGGCCAAAATCCCTGTCGGTTTTGCGTCCGGCCATGACGATGACACCGTTGATCCGCATACATTAGCGGAGACACTTTTTGCGGCCCTCGCAACATCCTACCCAACCAAAGGCGCTATGCGTGAAGCGTGCCGCGACCGATATGCGGCATTGGTCGGTGCTGACGAGGGCTACACAGCCGATTTTATGAACGATTGGGACGTGAAAGACACTCGCTTTGTTTCTCACAACTTTATCGCAGCCCTGTTTTTTGAAACCCAAAAACAGACCGGCTTGACGTTGCACCCCGAAGCTATGGTTGAACTATGCTCGATACTCGCCAAGTCGGAACCGTCGATACGCAGCATGGATCACGAAGTTGTTGTGATCGACATGGGCGAAATGGTGTTCACCATCACGCTTGATCTACGCGACGTTCTTTCCCAATCGGGTGATGGCAGAGACTTTCACACCGAAGCAAGCAAAGCCCTTGATGTTATCCAAGCGTCAATCGGAAACGATGGTCTGACCCGTATAGAGCCGTTCAGCACAATCGAAATCGAATTTACTTCGGACGACGCAGAAGGATAG
- a CDS encoding ABC transporter substrate-binding protein: protein MKHFFTATALTLALGAPAMADDITIGFAIAKSGWLEAYDAPAVAAARIRIDEINAAGGLLGKQIKWIEADTKSDQAQSASAGLQLVDEGAEMLIVTCDYDFGAPAALAAEAAGLNSFFLCAEDIKAGIQGVGPNSFSASVLAAVQGATMAEWSVKERSAKTGYVLLDTTIEYNKGICTGFDWMFPKAGGEIVGRDTFLNGDASIASQITRIKGLESEPDVIMLCSYIPGAASAVRQIRAAGINSTILNGSAVDGSYWLDAAPDLSNFIVPVQGSIYGDDTRPAVNELRDAFEAATGAGPSSTYAYPGYLLIDLWAKAGERAGTVEASAVTAELEKMDGEPTVFGPRSFSDQIHHQNSAEMQIVEITDGKPGVIGSFTISEPVPLDVLLK from the coding sequence ATGAAACACTTCTTCACTGCAACAGCCCTCACGTTAGCGCTTGGCGCGCCCGCCATGGCCGATGACATAACAATCGGTTTTGCCATTGCAAAATCCGGTTGGCTCGAAGCCTATGACGCCCCTGCCGTCGCCGCGGCGCGCATCCGGATTGATGAGATCAATGCGGCCGGCGGTCTGCTTGGCAAGCAGATCAAATGGATCGAAGCCGATACCAAGAGCGATCAGGCACAGTCCGCAAGTGCCGGTCTGCAACTGGTCGATGAAGGCGCGGAAATGCTGATCGTGACCTGTGACTACGACTTTGGCGCACCTGCAGCCTTGGCGGCTGAGGCGGCGGGCCTGAACTCCTTCTTCCTCTGCGCAGAAGACATCAAGGCAGGTATCCAAGGGGTTGGCCCGAACAGTTTCTCCGCCTCTGTTCTGGCGGCTGTTCAAGGGGCGACGATGGCGGAATGGTCCGTTAAGGAGCGTTCAGCAAAAACCGGCTATGTGCTGCTTGATACGACAATCGAATACAACAAAGGTATCTGCACCGGATTCGACTGGATGTTCCCCAAAGCGGGTGGCGAGATTGTCGGTCGTGATACCTTCCTCAATGGCGATGCCTCCATCGCCAGCCAGATCACCCGGATCAAAGGCCTTGAGAGCGAACCAGACGTGATCATGCTGTGCTCCTACATTCCGGGGGCTGCGTCTGCTGTGCGCCAAATTCGGGCAGCGGGCATCAACTCGACCATCCTGAACGGCTCTGCGGTTGATGGCTCCTACTGGCTGGACGCCGCACCTGATTTGTCCAACTTCATTGTGCCGGTGCAAGGGTCTATCTACGGCGATGATACGCGTCCTGCCGTAAACGAACTCCGTGATGCGTTTGAGGCGGCTACAGGCGCTGGTCCGTCCAGCACATACGCGTATCCGGGTTATCTGCTGATTGATCTATGGGCCAAAGCGGGCGAACGGGCCGGAACTGTCGAAGCATCAGCCGTAACAGCCGAACTTGAGAAGATGGATGGCGAACCAACAGTCTTTGGTCCGCGCAGCTTCTCTGATCAGATCCACCACCAGAACTCTGCTGAAATGCAGATTGTCGAGATTACAGATGGCAAACCAGGTGTCATCGGCAGCTTTACAATCAGCGAACCTGTGCCGCTGGACGTGCTGCTGAAGTAA
- a CDS encoding branched-chain amino acid ABC transporter permease: MAQTHKQKRLSAWSTPILLIAILVVFTLLVTLLGDKSLARMAAQTLIRVTFVVGLWIFVGNSGLVSFGHAGYMAIGAYCSAWLTLRPQMKGMFLPDLWPYLATAEWHGFPAAVASGLLAAVIALISGAAILRLSGIAASIATFAFLAIVYTVYSSWEGVTGATSSVVGLTRYADQWVTLGWASVTVLAAAWYANSASGLALRASREDEVAADASGINMYGHRLISLVVSAFFAGVAGALFGHSLGVLNPNSFYLGITFITLAMLVVGGIGSLTGAVMGVLVLSIIIEGLVRMERGMEIGETTLALPTGAQEIIIGIIMILVLILRPAGLTGGRELRLRIGGR; encoded by the coding sequence ATGGCACAAACACATAAACAAAAGCGCCTGAGTGCTTGGTCCACGCCAATCTTGCTGATCGCCATTCTGGTGGTGTTCACATTGCTGGTCACGCTTCTGGGTGACAAATCATTGGCGCGTATGGCGGCGCAAACCCTGATCCGCGTGACCTTTGTTGTCGGGCTTTGGATATTCGTTGGCAACTCCGGCCTCGTCAGTTTCGGACATGCCGGTTACATGGCGATCGGGGCCTATTGCTCTGCATGGCTGACCCTGAGGCCCCAGATGAAGGGGATGTTCCTACCTGATCTCTGGCCGTATCTGGCGACTGCTGAATGGCATGGTTTTCCGGCTGCTGTTGCTTCGGGCCTTCTGGCGGCTGTCATTGCACTGATTTCAGGTGCTGCGATCTTGCGGCTCTCCGGCATCGCCGCCTCTATCGCGACATTCGCATTTCTGGCAATTGTCTACACCGTTTATTCCAGCTGGGAAGGCGTCACGGGGGCCACGTCTTCTGTTGTCGGCCTGACACGATATGCCGATCAATGGGTTACTCTGGGGTGGGCCTCTGTCACAGTTCTGGCCGCTGCGTGGTATGCCAACTCCGCATCCGGACTGGCCTTGCGTGCCAGCCGCGAAGACGAAGTGGCCGCAGACGCCAGCGGTATCAACATGTATGGCCATCGGCTCATTTCTCTTGTGGTCTCTGCCTTCTTTGCGGGTGTCGCGGGTGCGCTCTTTGGCCATTCGCTTGGTGTTCTGAACCCCAACAGCTTCTACCTCGGCATTACCTTCATTACCCTTGCAATGCTTGTCGTGGGCGGCATTGGCAGCCTGACCGGCGCTGTCATGGGGGTCCTTGTTCTGTCCATCATCATCGAGGGGCTCGTGCGGATGGAGCGGGGCATGGAGATTGGCGAGACGACATTGGCTCTGCCAACGGGTGCTCAGGAAATCATCATCGGGATCATCATGATCCTGGTTCTCATTCTACGCCCTGCCGGTCTGACTGGCGGGCGTGAACTCCGGCTGCGGATCGGTGGCCGCTAA
- a CDS encoding branched-chain amino acid ABC transporter permease: MNAVPQLLFDALSLGGIYAMAALGIALIFGVMKLVNFAHGEYIAFCVFALIVPSTDAVAVMFLGKAPAILLIPLLLLIGAAIAVASEFFVFRHMRNATPVAMMISSFALGFVIQNTLLLVYSSRPKAVSLWPELNQPVSIAGASIPLLQIIVICTTLLVVVTLALLLKRTRIGLEMRAAAENFTMARLLGVRANVVITGAFALSGALAAAVALIMVTQTGVADIRMGGQIMLVAFIATVIGGLGSLPGAVAAGFLIGAASVILQGFLPLEARPFRDAFLYTLVIVSLLLRPDGLFAPRSTKPRV; encoded by the coding sequence ATGAACGCCGTTCCACAGCTGCTCTTTGATGCGCTGAGCCTTGGGGGCATCTATGCCATGGCCGCACTTGGGATTGCTCTGATCTTCGGGGTGATGAAACTGGTGAATTTCGCCCACGGCGAATACATCGCCTTTTGCGTTTTTGCATTGATTGTGCCCTCGACGGACGCAGTTGCCGTCATGTTCTTGGGCAAAGCGCCGGCGATTTTGCTGATCCCGCTGCTGCTGCTGATCGGCGCTGCAATCGCCGTCGCCTCCGAGTTCTTTGTCTTCAGGCACATGCGCAATGCCACGCCTGTGGCGATGATGATTTCATCTTTTGCCTTGGGGTTCGTGATCCAGAATACACTGCTGTTGGTCTACAGCAGCCGTCCCAAGGCAGTAAGCCTCTGGCCAGAGTTGAACCAGCCCGTCAGCATCGCAGGGGCCTCGATCCCTTTGCTACAGATCATCGTCATTTGCACCACTTTGCTCGTTGTTGTGACGCTTGCCTTGCTTTTGAAACGCACGCGGATCGGGCTGGAAATGCGCGCGGCGGCTGAGAATTTCACCATGGCGCGGCTTTTGGGTGTGCGGGCCAATGTGGTTATCACCGGCGCCTTTGCCCTGTCTGGCGCGCTGGCTGCCGCTGTGGCGCTGATCATGGTCACACAAACCGGTGTGGCAGACATTCGCATGGGCGGGCAGATCATGTTGGTTGCCTTCATTGCCACAGTGATCGGCGGTTTGGGCAGTTTGCCCGGTGCTGTAGCGGCGGGATTTTTGATTGGCGCTGCTTCGGTCATTTTGCAGGGGTTCCTCCCGCTCGAAGCACGGCCTTTCCGTGATGCGTTTCTTTATACGCTGGTCATTGTCAGCTTGCTGCTGCGCCCCGACGGATTGTTCGCTCCGAGATCTACGAAGCCGAGGGTTTAG